In a genomic window of Curtobacterium sp. MCBD17_035:
- a CDS encoding OBAP family protein has protein sequence MPLNPAVANRSTGVVPPGRPGGFELALLDRGADVLQTTAPLAGFDVYVVGFHCVKGEPDLQMEAHHFCKVVNADMLQCVLFDGNTRDANLIGIEYIVSEALYGTLPEEERAAWHPHNHEVFSGELVAPGLPVAIETELMGHLVNSYGKTWHTWHSTPMGEHPPQPLPLGDPMLMWSFNREGEVDEALRRDRNAAMHTDPEPRKASRAKYLDRAHPQQGVATMRDAFSGTSPTPGVIDAQDGRP, from the coding sequence GTGCCCCTTAATCCAGCTGTCGCGAACCGCTCGACCGGTGTCGTGCCTCCCGGCCGGCCCGGCGGGTTCGAACTCGCCCTGCTCGACCGCGGCGCCGACGTCCTACAGACCACCGCACCGTTGGCCGGGTTCGACGTCTACGTCGTCGGTTTCCACTGCGTCAAGGGGGAGCCGGACCTGCAGATGGAGGCGCACCACTTCTGCAAGGTGGTGAACGCGGACATGCTCCAGTGCGTCCTCTTCGACGGCAACACGCGCGACGCGAACCTGATCGGCATCGAGTACATCGTCTCCGAGGCGTTGTACGGAACGCTCCCCGAGGAGGAACGGGCCGCGTGGCACCCGCACAACCACGAGGTGTTCTCCGGGGAACTCGTCGCGCCCGGACTGCCGGTCGCCATCGAGACGGAGCTGATGGGGCACCTCGTCAACTCGTACGGCAAGACCTGGCACACCTGGCACAGCACGCCGATGGGGGAGCACCCGCCGCAGCCGTTGCCCCTCGGCGACCCGATGCTCATGTGGTCGTTCAACCGCGAGGGCGAGGTCGACGAGGCCCTGCGTCGGGACCGCAACGCCGCGATGCACACGGACCCCGAGCCGCGGAAGGCGTCCCGGGCGAAGTACCTCGACCGGGCGCATCCGCAGCAGGGGGTCGCGACGATGCGCGACGCCTTCAGCGGGACGAGTCCGACTCCCGGCGTGATCGACGCGCAGGACGGGCGCCCCTGA
- a CDS encoding alpha-L-fucosidase: protein MRPSQRQLAWQAMEFTAFVHFGMNTMTDREWGAGHEDPALFDPEDVDTDQWMAAVASAGMTGVILTAKHHDGFCLWPSAVTRHSVAASPWRGGHGDLVGEVADAARRHGLRFGVYLSPWDRTEASYGSGRAYDDFYVAQLTELLTGYGDVFSVWFDGANGEGPNGRRQVYDWDRYYAVIRELQPGAVINVCGPDVRWCGNEAGHTRADEWSVVPRALQDAERIAERSQQVDDGTFTTLVRSDEEDLGSRAALAGHEDDLVWYPAEVNTSIRPGWFHHPAEDDAVRSVDELFAIHRSAVGGNAGFLLNVPPTRAGRIAEPDVAVLAELGERIADQRRRVVEADVEPSSGVVRTGGDGWPRPDIGSPGGPALDLANGTGRWEPEPGDASPHLTLRLAEPTVVEAVVIKEEIAVGQRIERAVVTAALRGALVLRAEFGAVGYQRIVPLAPELVDTVTIEIRLSRAVPVIAGVAVVRAAVAPGG from the coding sequence GTGCGCCCCTCTCAGCGGCAGTTGGCGTGGCAGGCGATGGAGTTCACCGCGTTCGTCCACTTCGGCATGAACACGATGACCGACCGTGAATGGGGTGCGGGACACGAGGACCCGGCGCTCTTCGATCCCGAGGACGTCGACACGGACCAGTGGATGGCAGCGGTCGCGAGCGCCGGCATGACCGGGGTGATCCTGACCGCCAAGCACCACGACGGCTTCTGTCTCTGGCCGAGCGCCGTGACCCGCCACTCCGTGGCCGCATCGCCCTGGCGCGGGGGGCACGGCGACCTGGTCGGCGAGGTCGCGGACGCCGCCCGGCGCCACGGTCTCCGGTTCGGCGTCTACCTGTCGCCGTGGGACCGGACCGAGGCGTCCTACGGTTCGGGCCGCGCGTACGACGACTTCTACGTGGCCCAGCTCACGGAGCTGCTCACCGGGTACGGCGACGTGTTCTCGGTGTGGTTCGACGGTGCCAACGGCGAGGGACCGAACGGTCGACGCCAGGTGTACGACTGGGACCGGTACTACGCCGTCATCCGCGAACTCCAACCGGGCGCGGTCATCAACGTCTGCGGCCCGGACGTCCGCTGGTGTGGGAACGAGGCCGGGCACACCCGCGCCGACGAGTGGAGCGTCGTGCCGCGTGCGCTGCAGGACGCCGAGCGCATCGCCGAACGATCCCAGCAGGTCGACGACGGCACCTTCACCACGCTGGTGCGGAGCGACGAGGAGGATCTGGGCAGCCGAGCCGCCCTCGCCGGGCACGAGGACGACCTGGTCTGGTACCCGGCCGAGGTGAACACGTCGATCCGCCCCGGTTGGTTCCACCACCCGGCCGAGGATGACGCGGTCCGCAGCGTCGACGAGCTGTTCGCGATCCACCGGTCGGCGGTGGGCGGCAACGCGGGGTTCCTGCTGAACGTCCCGCCGACACGAGCCGGTCGGATCGCGGAGCCCGACGTCGCGGTGCTCGCCGAGCTCGGCGAACGGATCGCGGACCAGCGTCGGCGCGTCGTCGAGGCGGACGTCGAGCCGTCGAGCGGTGTGGTCCGAACTGGCGGCGATGGCTGGCCGCGCCCCGACATCGGCTCGCCCGGCGGTCCGGCGCTCGACCTCGCGAACGGCACCGGTCGGTGGGAGCCCGAGCCGGGCGATGCGTCGCCGCACCTCACCCTGCGACTGGCCGAGCCGACGGTCGTCGAGGCCGTCGTCATCAAGGAGGAGATCGCCGTCGGGCAGCGCATCGAGCGCGCTGTCGTGACGGCGGCCCTTCGGGGTGCACTCGTCCTGCGCGCTGAGTTCGGTGCGGTCGGCTACCAGCGCATCGTCCCGCTCGCCCCCGAACTCGTCGACACCGTGACGATCGAGATCCGGCTCTCCCGCGCCGTCCCGGTGATCGCGGGCGTCGCAGTGGTCAGGGCGGCGGTGGCACCCGGCGGATGA
- a CDS encoding carbohydrate ABC transporter permease, whose amino-acid sequence MTTITTRRPRVGRTLTYVLVIIASLATAVPVAWVIFASVKKKSEFYGSPWALPQGFHWQNYVAAFVDAQMGQYFLTSVLVTLLGLAFVLAVSIPAAYVIARYEFPGKRIIELALLAGLFVNVNYIVVPIFLMLVGWDRAISSIAPNGLFLNDPVMLSLVYAATSIPFTIYLLTAFFRTIPVDYEEAASLDGASRFGVMTRIMLPMARPAVTTVILFNFLAYWNDFIISMTLLTGSHKTVQVGLLNLMTAEKAAADYGRLYAGMVIVIVPVLIVYALIQRRLIEGMASGGVKG is encoded by the coding sequence ATGACCACCATCACCACTCGCCGCCCCCGCGTCGGCCGCACCCTCACCTACGTCCTCGTCATCATCGCCTCGCTCGCCACCGCGGTCCCGGTCGCGTGGGTGATCTTCGCGTCCGTCAAGAAGAAGAGCGAGTTCTACGGCAGCCCATGGGCGCTGCCGCAGGGTTTCCACTGGCAGAACTACGTCGCCGCGTTCGTCGACGCCCAGATGGGCCAGTACTTCCTGACGAGCGTGCTCGTGACGCTGCTCGGGCTCGCTTTCGTCCTCGCGGTCTCGATTCCCGCCGCCTACGTCATCGCGCGCTACGAGTTCCCGGGCAAGCGGATCATCGAACTCGCGCTGCTCGCGGGCCTGTTCGTCAACGTCAACTACATCGTCGTGCCGATCTTCCTCATGCTCGTCGGCTGGGACCGGGCGATCAGCTCGATCGCGCCGAACGGGCTGTTCCTCAACGACCCCGTGATGCTCTCCCTCGTCTACGCGGCGACGAGCATCCCGTTCACGATCTACCTGCTCACCGCGTTCTTCCGCACGATCCCGGTGGACTACGAGGAGGCCGCGTCGCTCGACGGCGCGAGCCGGTTCGGCGTGATGACCCGGATCATGCTCCCGATGGCGCGCCCCGCGGTGACCACCGTGATCCTGTTCAACTTCCTCGCCTACTGGAACGACTTCATCATCTCGATGACCCTGCTGACCGGGTCGCACAAGACGGTCCAGGTCGGTCTCCTCAACCTGATGACCGCCGAGAAGGCCGCTGCCGATTACGGACGTCTCTACGCCGGCATGGTCATCGTCATCGTCCCCGTGCTCATCGTGTACGCGCTCATCCAACGTCGGCTCATCGAGGGCATGGCGTCCGGCGGGGTCAAGGGATGA
- a CDS encoding sugar ABC transporter permease, translating to MTSTSTPPAPTTVAGTPAPVAPSRERRIRRMQPGVARQGSGGRRGGRGFVIACLAPALVLFAVFMVWPTISVFRMSLFTWSGFSPTAQFVGLQNFEALFQDQQFIRAFENTVALLVVVTVVTMGMALFLAAIMTRQSLRAKNLYRFILYIPNILSVVVIAAIFSAIYDQDNGLINGSLHLLSLDGLRQVWLGDQHIVVYSVGIAMVWQSLGYYMVMYMSSMASVPEELYEASSLDGASNGRQFFTITLPLIWQNLRTTLTFFIMSAVNLSFVLVHAMTGGGPDGSSEVLLSYMYKQAYTNGSYGYGMAIGVVIFAFSFLVSLLVSRATKREPLQF from the coding sequence GTGACCTCAACCTCCACACCACCGGCACCGACCACGGTCGCCGGTACCCCGGCACCGGTCGCGCCCTCCCGTGAGCGCCGGATCCGGCGGATGCAGCCGGGCGTCGCACGCCAAGGGAGCGGTGGCCGTCGCGGCGGTCGGGGCTTCGTCATCGCCTGCCTCGCCCCGGCGCTCGTCCTGTTCGCCGTGTTCATGGTGTGGCCGACGATCAGCGTGTTCCGCATGTCGTTGTTCACCTGGAGCGGTTTCTCGCCGACCGCGCAGTTCGTCGGGCTCCAGAACTTCGAGGCGCTGTTCCAGGACCAGCAGTTCATCCGGGCGTTCGAGAACACGGTCGCGCTGCTCGTCGTCGTCACCGTCGTCACCATGGGGATGGCACTGTTCCTGGCGGCGATCATGACCCGGCAGTCGCTCCGCGCGAAGAACCTCTACCGGTTCATCCTCTACATCCCGAACATCCTGTCGGTCGTCGTGATCGCGGCGATCTTCTCCGCGATCTACGACCAGGACAACGGGCTCATCAACGGCTCGCTCCACCTGCTGTCGCTCGACGGGCTCCGTCAGGTCTGGCTCGGCGACCAGCACATCGTCGTCTACTCCGTCGGCATCGCCATGGTCTGGCAGTCGCTCGGCTACTACATGGTCATGTACATGTCGAGCATGGCGAGCGTCCCCGAGGAGCTCTACGAGGCCTCGTCGCTCGACGGCGCGAGCAACGGTCGCCAGTTCTTCACGATCACGCTGCCGCTCATCTGGCAGAACCTCCGCACCACGCTGACCTTCTTCATCATGAGCGCGGTCAACCTCAGCTTCGTCCTCGTGCACGCGATGACCGGCGGTGGGCCCGACGGCTCGAGCGAGGTGCTCCTGTCCTACATGTACAAGCAGGCCTACACGAACGGGTCATACGGCTACGGGATGGCGATCGGGGTCGTCATCTTCGCGTTCTCGTTCCTCGTCTCGCTCCTGGTGAGCCGGGCCACCAAGCGCGAGCCGCTGCAGTTCTGA
- a CDS encoding carbohydrate ABC transporter substrate-binding protein, with protein sequence MKRPLVMIGAAVAALGLLAGCSTTNSGSSSSGSTTLDFAALQGGYGTAMYHKVIDAYEKIHPNVHIKLTLSKDIEDEITPQMKAGNYPDLVELGEGRAAGLTETMVKDKALEDLTPVLKEKIPGQGGTVSSQLTGGIVGNLATNPYGTDKTYLMPVYYAPTGLVYDKHLFAEKGWAVPTTWKQMFQLGDEAKAQGMSLFTYPTTGYLDSFFYALTADVGGKAFYDDVMNYKPGIWETAKGKKVLDIATKLLSYAAPTTVGYANEQDYLKNQQSVMDDKALFMPNGTWVSTEMASAPRASGFEWGLMPLPAVSAGDERYIATQTEAVWVPSAAKHKDAAKDFIAFMYSKKAAKLFAASGAIQPIKGVSSLLTGDNKSFYKVYDESGVKPIVGGFASTGTVQGVSIQDTLFGTANSIITGDKTEAQWRSALNAASNKLHAAKD encoded by the coding sequence ATGAAGAGACCGCTCGTCATGATCGGGGCCGCCGTCGCGGCGCTCGGACTGCTCGCCGGCTGCTCGACGACGAACTCCGGCTCGTCGTCCAGCGGCTCCACCACGCTGGACTTCGCCGCGCTCCAGGGCGGCTACGGCACCGCGATGTACCACAAGGTCATCGACGCGTACGAGAAGATCCACCCCAACGTCCACATCAAGCTCACGCTGTCGAAGGACATCGAGGACGAGATCACCCCGCAGATGAAGGCCGGGAACTACCCGGACCTCGTCGAGCTCGGCGAGGGACGCGCGGCCGGCCTCACCGAGACGATGGTCAAGGACAAGGCGCTCGAGGACCTCACCCCGGTGCTCAAGGAGAAGATCCCGGGTCAGGGCGGCACGGTCTCATCACAGTTGACCGGGGGCATCGTCGGCAACCTGGCGACCAACCCGTACGGCACCGACAAGACCTACCTGATGCCCGTCTACTACGCGCCGACCGGCCTGGTGTACGACAAGCACCTGTTCGCCGAGAAGGGCTGGGCGGTCCCGACGACCTGGAAGCAGATGTTCCAGCTCGGCGACGAGGCCAAGGCGCAGGGCATGTCGCTGTTCACCTACCCGACGACCGGCTACCTCGACTCGTTCTTCTACGCGCTCACGGCTGACGTCGGCGGCAAGGCGTTCTACGACGACGTCATGAACTACAAGCCCGGGATCTGGGAGACCGCGAAGGGCAAGAAGGTCCTCGACATCGCGACGAAGCTGCTGAGCTACGCCGCCCCGACCACCGTCGGCTACGCGAACGAGCAGGACTACCTGAAGAACCAGCAGAGCGTCATGGACGACAAGGCGCTCTTCATGCCGAACGGAACGTGGGTCTCGACGGAGATGGCGAGCGCACCGCGGGCCTCCGGGTTCGAGTGGGGACTCATGCCGCTGCCGGCCGTCTCCGCCGGTGACGAACGGTACATCGCGACGCAGACCGAGGCCGTGTGGGTGCCGAGCGCGGCGAAGCACAAGGACGCGGCGAAGGACTTCATCGCGTTCATGTACTCGAAGAAGGCCGCCAAGCTGTTCGCTGCCTCCGGGGCGATCCAGCCCATCAAGGGCGTGTCCTCGCTCCTGACCGGCGACAACAAGTCGTTCTACAAGGTCTACGACGAGTCGGGCGTCAAGCCGATCGTCGGCGGCTTCGCCAGTACCGGGACGGTCCAGGGCGTCAGCATCCAGGACACCCTCTTCGGCACCGCCAACAGCATCATCACCGGCGACAAGACCGAGGCCCAGTGGCGGAGCGCCCTGAACGCCGCGAGCAACAAGCTCCACGCTGCGAAGGACTGA